A section of the Humulus lupulus chromosome 2, drHumLupu1.1, whole genome shotgun sequence genome encodes:
- the LOC133814909 gene encoding uncharacterized protein LOC133814909 — protein sequence MLGPSTSGFGWNGELKCVVVEKSVFDEWIKSHPNAKGIRNRPFPHYEDLVTVFGKDRANGQGAMGFSETVDEIDKEVDNDANSEFDPLSPIDDLTGNATNNHTNTAATSAQSSKKSRKRSRNEDPLVEVLTDTVKKFGDIQTVAGDSIRRIADCFEFETEGATRRMKVFDELKQIDGLTNEQRVKAGKLLVQNQAYIDFLFTLDDEFKLGFILGLFE from the exons ATGTTGGGACCTTCAACAAGTGGTTTTGGTTGGAATGGGGAACTAAAGTGTGTTGTTGTTGAAAAAAGTGTGTTTGATGAATGGATTAAA AGCCATCCGAATGCAAAAGGCATAAGGAATAGACCATTTCCTCATTATGAAGACTTAGTTACTGTATTTGGGAAGGATCGTGCAAATGGGCAAGGAGCTATGGGATTTTCTGAAACGGTTGATGAGATTGATAAAGAGGTAGACAATGATGCAAATTCTGAGTTTGATCCTTTATCTCCAATAGATGATCTTACTGGTAATGCAACTAATAATCATACAAACACGGCGGCAACTTCAGCACAGTCAAGTAAGAAAAGTAGAAAGAGATCTAGGAATGAAGATCCATTGGTTGAGGTATTGACTGACACAGTGAAAAAATTTGGTGACATACAAACTGTTGCTGGTGATAGTATTCGAAGAATTGCTGATTGTTTCGAGTTTGAGACAGAAGGTGCTACCAGAAGGATGAAAGTGTTTGATGAACTAAAGCAAATTGATGGGCTGACAAATGAACAACGAGTCAAAGCTGGAAAACTTCTTGTCCAAAACCAAGCTTACATAGATTTTTTATTCACATTGGATGATGAATTCAAGTTGGGATTCATACTTGGGCTCTTTGAATAA
- the LOC133814908 gene encoding uncharacterized protein LOC133814908: protein MDRRTFAILCHHLRTIEGLKGTKNMDVEEMVAMFLYIVSHDIKNRIMRRQFACSGETISRQFNAVLNVLLCLHELLLRKPEPILGSSTDERWKWFKNCLAALDGTYIKVNVSALDRPRYRTRKSEIATNVLGVVSQDMQFIYVLPGWEGSAADSRVLRDAISRTNGLKVPQARNVVERAFGLLKGRWAILRGRSYYPVKIQCRIILACCLLHNLIRREMPIDPLEQAIGESEEDNCDEDESVGNDHYTH, encoded by the exons ATGGATAGGAGAACATTTGCCATTTTGTGTCACCACCTTAGAACTATTGAGGGTTTGAAAGGAACCAAAAATATGGATGTTGAAGAAATGGTTGCTATGTTTTTATATATTGTATCTCATGACATTAAGAATAGAATTATGAGACGACAATTTGCATGTTCGGGTGAAACAATTAGTAGACAATTTAATGCGGTTTTAAATGTTTTGTTGTGCCTTCACGAGTTATTGTTAAGAAAACCTGAACCAATTCTTGGTAGTTCAACTGATGAGAGATGGAAGTGGTTTAAGAATTGTTTGGCAGCACTAGATGGTACATACATTAAAGTCAATGTGTCCGCCTTAGATAGGCCTAGGTACCGGACTAGAAAGAGCGAAATTGCTACTAATGTATTAGGTGTAGTCTCACAAGATATGCAATTTATTTATGTCTTACCTGGATGGGAAGGATCAGCTGCCGACTCTAGAGTGTTACGAGATGCCATATCTAGGACAAATGGGTTGAAAGTTCCACAAG CTCGAAATGTAGTAGAGAGAGCATTTGGACTATTGAAGGGGCGATGGGCAATTCTTAGAGGTAGATCATACTATCCTGTCAAAATTCAATGTCGAATTATTTTGGCATGCTGCCTTCTTCACAACTTGATTAGAAGAGAAATGCCTATCGATCCTCTAGAACAAGCAATAGGGGAAAGTGAGGAGGACAATTGTGATGAAGATGAAAGTGTAGGCAATGATCATTATACACATTGA